The following proteins are encoded in a genomic region of Candidatus Abyssobacteria bacterium SURF_5:
- a CDS encoding GMC family oxidoreductase: MTPKHLNEYDVVVVGSGPGGATVGRELARAGKRVAILESGSDDQRLGSYLTALRVLSMERSKEGLPMLRARTTGGASVFYSASAADPPPWLAPRYGIDLFPLLDEIKSETKAGVLPENLLGRASIKVMETANKIGYKWEPMAKFLDPHKFANGLCCGANEHLGCRCGAKWTAREYLKDAVAAGANLMIHTECTEVVVDDGVAVGVRARLAGGGEVELRAGCVVLSAGGLSTPLLLQKAGIDRAGKGCFTDPTVVVYGVAPFEGTWQDPPVSVVTWEFYDNDGIRIGTIMEPKWMFALSMLKQSPKHVSLAMSYRNIVGILVKVKDELSGEVRPDGTVSKALGEPEWDRLNKGIVVAKNILRALECKPQTIVVGEAKGAHPSGTCRIGDVLDNNLQTEIKNLYACDASIFPEALDRPTVLTIIAFGKRLSKHLLAG; the protein is encoded by the coding sequence ATGACCCCAAAACATCTCAACGAATACGACGTAGTTGTGGTTGGTTCCGGCCCCGGCGGCGCGACCGTCGGCAGGGAATTGGCTCGAGCCGGAAAACGAGTTGCGATCCTGGAGTCTGGCAGCGACGACCAGCGCCTCGGAAGTTACCTGACGGCCCTGCGCGTGCTCTCGATGGAACGATCAAAAGAAGGGCTTCCGATGCTGCGCGCGCGTACGACTGGCGGCGCCAGTGTCTTTTACAGCGCCAGCGCTGCAGATCCGCCGCCCTGGCTCGCGCCGCGCTATGGCATCGACCTGTTTCCATTGCTTGACGAGATCAAAAGCGAGACTAAGGCCGGCGTTTTGCCCGAGAATCTCTTGGGTCGTGCGTCAATCAAGGTGATGGAGACAGCGAACAAGATCGGGTATAAATGGGAGCCTATGGCCAAATTCCTGGACCCGCACAAGTTTGCCAATGGCCTCTGCTGCGGGGCGAATGAGCATTTGGGCTGCCGCTGCGGCGCTAAATGGACGGCGCGCGAATATCTCAAAGACGCCGTTGCAGCCGGTGCGAACCTGATGATACATACCGAATGCACAGAGGTCGTTGTCGATGACGGCGTCGCTGTCGGAGTGCGCGCCCGGTTGGCCGGTGGCGGGGAAGTCGAATTGCGCGCCGGGTGCGTGGTCTTATCGGCGGGGGGGTTGAGCACTCCTTTGCTCTTGCAGAAAGCGGGCATTGACCGTGCGGGCAAAGGCTGCTTTACCGATCCAACCGTTGTTGTTTATGGCGTAGCGCCATTCGAAGGAACATGGCAGGATCCGCCGGTTTCGGTCGTCACATGGGAATTTTACGACAATGATGGCATACGCATCGGAACTATAATGGAACCCAAATGGATGTTCGCCTTGAGTATGCTGAAGCAGTCGCCAAAGCATGTGAGCCTGGCGATGAGTTATCGCAACATCGTTGGCATTCTTGTGAAAGTAAAAGATGAACTTAGCGGAGAAGTGCGCCCGGACGGAACGGTCTCCAAAGCGCTCGGCGAGCCCGAATGGGACCGCCTTAATAAGGGAATTGTGGTGGCGAAGAATATTCTCCGCGCCCTCGAATGCAAGCCGCAGACGATCGTCGTCGGAGAGGCAAAGGGAGCCCATCCCAGCGGCACCTGCAGGATCGGCGACGTCCTGGATAATAATTTGCAGACTGAAATCAAGAACCTTTACGCATGCGACGCCAGCATCTTTCCGGAGGCGCTTGACCGGCCCACCGTTTTAACCATCATCGCCTTCGGCAAGCGTTTAAGCAAACATCTGCTCGCCGGCTAG
- a CDS encoding SagB/ThcOx family dehydrogenase → MEQKVQLPEPSLRGTVSVEEAIKNRRTVRTFSKNPLTLKHLSQVLWAAQGTTGDTMKFRSVPSAGIIYPLDLYVVIGQNAVQGLPVGVYRYLPDAHALERLREGDKRQDVAQAAFGQSWMTEAPVLLVISAEYDRLMERYGDRAVRYADLEAGHAGQNVFLQAEAEGLGAGIVGVSNPTVINEVLGAATGEEPLTIMPVGYKGF, encoded by the coding sequence ATGGAGCAAAAGGTACAATTGCCTGAACCGTCTCTGAGGGGAACGGTCTCGGTTGAAGAGGCGATAAAAAACAGACGCACCGTGCGCACATTCTCAAAAAATCCGCTCACGCTAAAGCACCTTTCACAGGTTCTATGGGCCGCCCAGGGAACCACCGGCGACACTATGAAATTCCGCTCGGTTCCTTCGGCGGGTATAATATATCCGCTTGACCTTTACGTTGTAATCGGGCAAAATGCTGTACAAGGACTGCCGGTTGGAGTCTACAGATATCTGCCCGATGCACACGCTCTCGAACGACTCCGTGAGGGAGATAAGCGCCAGGATGTCGCTCAGGCCGCTTTTGGGCAGTCCTGGATGACCGAGGCTCCCGTTCTCCTCGTAATCTCGGCCGAATACGACCGTCTGATGGAGAGATACGGCGATAGGGCCGTCCGCTACGCGGATTTGGAAGCGGGCCACGCTGGTCAAAATGTCTTCTTACAGGCCGAAGCCGAGGGGCTCGGAGCCGGAATTGTCGGAGTCTCCAATCCCACCGTGATCAACGAAGTGCTGGGCGCGGCGACGGGAGAGGAGCCGCTAACCATAATGCCGGTGGGCTATAAAGGCTTTTGA
- a CDS encoding CocE/NonD family hydrolase gives MRDWKKITVVGGGLLFLLVFAVSFENLKGRAIALYMDLPQPAYSVKIDRDVMIPMSDGVRLAADIYRPGKPGKYPVIVTRTPYGKRNPHHKYAFAGKMFASQGFAFVVQDVRGKYDSEGDFYPYIWEGRDGHDTFEWAGVQDWSSGKVGTYGFSYWGSTQWLSAPYQSKYLRAMVPIVTSQDLYPRWMYNGVFRYNDVLFWHYGNSGRYERSLEHIDIDLALQTLPLIEADDSMGADIPSYNDWVSHPTPDQYWDAIRVDTLVDQIQAPALLIGGWYDYYLELMLEDFNRMVTMGGSEEARQSRIIVGPWTHESVSKFDDVDFGPQADFMQQIKAMLSWYNFWLRDDGAEMPSDSPVTIFVMGGNEWREEAEWPLARTQFTKYYLHSNGNANTSGGDGILSPELPGEEPPDHFTYDPANPVPSLGGTSIYGNATPGPRDQRQIEMRPDVLVYTTPPLDEEIEIIGPVSAIIYASSSAVDTDFSVKLVDVYPDGKAINLRSGMVRARYRDSFTEPAFLEENEIYEFEIPVGATANLFKKDHCIRIEVSSSHFPEFGRNLNTGADIASDREMVTAKQTIFHDQDNPSYVLLPLIPSDT, from the coding sequence ATGAGAGATTGGAAGAAGATTACAGTTGTCGGCGGGGGCCTTTTGTTTCTCCTTGTTTTTGCCGTTTCTTTTGAGAACCTGAAAGGAAGGGCCATCGCGCTTTACATGGATTTACCGCAACCTGCGTATTCAGTAAAGATCGACCGCGACGTGATGATACCGATGAGTGACGGCGTCAGGTTGGCGGCCGACATATATCGGCCGGGAAAGCCCGGGAAATATCCGGTTATCGTTACCCGCACTCCGTATGGAAAAAGGAATCCACATCACAAGTATGCGTTTGCCGGCAAGATGTTCGCATCGCAAGGGTTCGCCTTCGTCGTTCAAGATGTGCGTGGAAAATATGATTCTGAGGGCGATTTCTATCCGTATATATGGGAAGGCAGGGATGGGCACGACACCTTCGAGTGGGCGGGCGTGCAGGACTGGTCCAGCGGGAAAGTAGGCACCTACGGTTTCTCCTATTGGGGTTCGACCCAGTGGCTGTCGGCGCCCTACCAGAGCAAGTACCTGCGCGCGATGGTTCCTATCGTGACCAGCCAGGACCTGTATCCCCGATGGATGTATAACGGCGTCTTCAGGTATAACGATGTGCTTTTCTGGCATTACGGCAACTCCGGCAGATATGAAAGAAGTCTTGAGCATATCGATATCGACCTCGCGTTGCAAACTCTGCCGCTGATTGAAGCCGACGATTCCATGGGGGCTGATATCCCGAGTTATAACGATTGGGTGAGTCATCCGACGCCCGACCAGTACTGGGATGCGATTCGCGTTGATACGCTGGTGGACCAGATACAGGCGCCGGCGCTGCTGATCGGCGGCTGGTATGATTACTATCTGGAGTTGATGCTCGAGGATTTTAACCGAATGGTCACGATGGGAGGAAGCGAGGAAGCACGGCAAAGCCGCATCATTGTCGGGCCCTGGACGCACGAGTCGGTCTCGAAATTCGATGATGTTGACTTCGGCCCGCAAGCTGATTTCATGCAGCAGATCAAGGCAATGCTCTCGTGGTACAATTTTTGGCTGAGGGACGATGGCGCCGAGATGCCATCCGACAGCCCCGTTACCATCTTTGTGATGGGCGGAAATGAATGGCGCGAGGAGGCGGAGTGGCCTCTGGCGAGAACCCAATTCACCAAGTACTACTTGCACAGCAATGGGAATGCGAACACGTCTGGCGGCGACGGAATATTGAGTCCTGAATTACCGGGAGAAGAACCGCCCGACCACTTCACGTATGATCCTGCAAACCCGGTTCCCTCACTCGGTGGAACATCGATATATGGAAATGCCACGCCCGGGCCGCGTGATCAGCGGCAGATCGAGATGAGGCCCGACGTGCTTGTGTATACCACTCCGCCGCTTGACGAGGAAATCGAGATCATCGGCCCGGTAAGCGCTATCATTTACGCTTCCTCGAGTGCGGTCGACACTGATTTTTCAGTCAAACTGGTTGATGTTTATCCAGACGGCAAAGCGATCAACCTGCGTTCCGGAATGGTCCGCGCCAGATACCGCGACTCGTTCACTGAACCCGCCTTCCTGGAAGAGAACGAAATTTATGAATTTGAGATACCTGTCGGCGCAACGGCCAACCTCTTCAAGAAAGACCACTGCATCAGAATAGAGGTCAGCAGCTCGCATTTCCCGGAATTTGGCAGGAATCTCAACACAGGTGCGGACATCGCGAGTGATCGAGAAATGGTCACCGCAAAACAAACCATTTTTCACGATCAGGATAACCCGTCATACGTTCTTCTTCCGTTGATTCCATCGGACACATAA